In Pectobacterium aroidearum, the following are encoded in one genomic region:
- the bcsZ gene encoding cellulose synthase complex periplasmic endoglucanase BcsZ: MPRVLRYLIPTLLWLWASQATAAVCDWPAWEQYKQHYISAEGRVIDTSTPNKITTSEGQSYAMFFALVANDRVMFDRLLQWTENNLSAGDLRAHLPAWLWGENKDKQWTVLDPNSASDADLWIAYSLLEAGRLWKESRYQTVGTALLTRIAKEEVVNIPGLGVMLLPGKVGFAEKESWRLNPSYLPPQLLARFAPLSETWKAMQRTTQRLLLETAPKGFSPDWVIWQKDKGWQPDTTKPNIGSYDAIRVYLWAGMMADSSKGKTDLIKQFQPMVQQTIKQGLPPEKTDTATGTVTGQGSVGFSASLLPMLSRQSDALATQRQRLADNPPGDDAYFSASLTLFGQGWDQKRYRFTSQGQLLPSRGSQCTTTP; encoded by the coding sequence ATGCCACGCGTGCTGCGCTACCTGATCCCAACGTTGCTGTGGCTATGGGCTTCCCAGGCCACCGCCGCCGTCTGCGACTGGCCAGCCTGGGAGCAGTACAAACAGCATTACATCAGTGCGGAAGGACGGGTGATTGATACCTCAACCCCCAACAAAATCACCACGTCCGAAGGGCAAAGCTACGCCATGTTCTTTGCTCTGGTCGCCAACGATCGCGTGATGTTTGATCGGCTGCTGCAATGGACGGAAAACAACCTGTCCGCCGGTGATTTACGTGCGCATCTGCCCGCCTGGCTGTGGGGAGAAAACAAAGATAAGCAGTGGACGGTGCTGGATCCCAACTCCGCTTCCGATGCCGACCTGTGGATCGCCTACAGCCTGCTTGAGGCTGGTCGGCTGTGGAAAGAGTCGCGCTATCAGACAGTTGGCACCGCATTGCTCACCCGTATCGCCAAAGAAGAGGTCGTCAATATTCCAGGGCTAGGTGTGATGTTGCTGCCCGGCAAAGTAGGCTTCGCAGAGAAAGAGAGCTGGCGATTAAATCCCAGTTACCTTCCGCCACAGCTGCTGGCTCGCTTTGCGCCACTGAGCGAGACGTGGAAAGCGATGCAGCGCACCACGCAACGCCTGCTGTTGGAAACCGCGCCAAAAGGCTTCTCGCCTGATTGGGTCATCTGGCAAAAAGATAAGGGCTGGCAGCCTGATACCACCAAACCCAACATCGGCAGCTACGACGCCATCCGCGTCTATCTGTGGGCAGGGATGATGGCCGACAGCAGCAAAGGGAAAACCGATCTGATCAAACAGTTTCAGCCAATGGTTCAGCAGACGATAAAGCAAGGTCTGCCGCCCGAAAAAACCGACACCGCGACAGGCACCGTCACTGGACAGGGATCGGTTGGGTTTTCCGCTTCGCTGCTTCCGATGCTTTCTCGTCAGTCGGATGCACTGGCTACCCAACGACAGCGGCTGGCCGACAACCCTCCGGGGGATGATGCGTATTTCTCCGCCTCTCTGACGCTCTTTGGTCAGGGATGGGATCAGAAGCGCTATCGCTTCACTTCACAAGGCCAACTTTTACCGTCTCGGGGCAGCCAATGCACAACAACACCGTAA
- the bcsB gene encoding cellulose biosynthesis cyclic di-GMP-binding regulatory protein BcsB, whose amino-acid sequence MTKKIIWFTALALGVSSLSQAVTAPHAQTPATGDAAQPPATATSATAMPAVPLAQPSTNAAVRNVMLPFAQIAPAPGTFALRGINPDGQIEFGVRSDEVVTQASLDLEFTPSPALIPTESHIKVYLNNELMGVTPLGKEQMGKSNRVRIPIDPRYITDFNRLQLVFVGHYQNICENPASTSLWLDVSKASTLNLQFQKLTLKDDLSPFPAPFFDSRDTRPLTLPIVFAGQPDLVQQRAAAMLASWFGSKAQWRGQSFPALFNQLPESHGIVFATNDKRPDFLRDTPAVNGPTVSIVSHPSDPHIKLLLVQGRDDNELLTAVQGIAQGNTLFRGQSVTIDKVEQLAPRQPYDAPNWVRTDRPMTFAELQQYNEQLQTDGIVPRPISLTMNLPPDLFLIRSQGIDMRLKYRYTAPQIQDGSRLSINLNNQFVQAFSLAPEHDQNSLLMRLPLTQGLWDSNKSLSIPALKLGTTNQLRFDFNYTTLLSSGTADRCETYTPVVNHAVIDSNSTINFSGYRHFMAMPDLRAFANAGYPFSRLADLSQTLVLVNKQPQPAQVSAMLNAIGNIGAQTGYPALAVQLSDDWTQIDKQDNDILMIGAIPPALHDDSKINLLVEQTQSWIKQPTRQTAVLDIDPPDADAKPDSKTTVSGDGPMSAIIGFQSPYHDQRSVVALLADSPQGYTLLNNALIDSEKRASLFGSVSVIRESGINNLRVGDIYYVGHLPWWERIWHALAQHPVWLAIISTLTVVIVAWLLWRGLKFFSRRRLSPDERD is encoded by the coding sequence ATGACGAAAAAAATAATCTGGTTCACCGCATTGGCTTTAGGCGTCAGCTCATTATCTCAGGCTGTCACCGCGCCGCACGCACAGACACCGGCCACAGGGGACGCAGCCCAGCCGCCTGCTACCGCAACGTCAGCGACAGCCATGCCAGCGGTTCCTCTTGCACAGCCGTCGACTAATGCCGCCGTGCGCAACGTGATGCTGCCCTTTGCGCAAATCGCACCGGCACCGGGCACCTTTGCATTGCGCGGCATCAATCCCGACGGGCAAATTGAGTTCGGCGTTCGCAGCGACGAAGTCGTCACGCAGGCTTCCCTCGATCTCGAATTTACCCCGTCGCCGGCGCTGATCCCCACCGAGTCGCATATCAAAGTTTACCTGAACAATGAGCTAATGGGCGTCACGCCACTTGGCAAAGAGCAGATGGGGAAATCCAATCGCGTCCGTATTCCTATCGATCCGCGCTACATCACGGACTTTAACCGCCTGCAACTGGTGTTCGTCGGCCATTATCAGAACATCTGTGAAAATCCGGCCAGTACCAGTCTCTGGCTGGATGTCAGTAAAGCCAGCACGCTCAACCTGCAATTCCAGAAACTGACGCTGAAGGACGATCTGTCGCCGTTCCCTGCGCCGTTTTTTGACAGCCGCGATACCCGCCCGCTGACGCTGCCCATCGTCTTTGCCGGCCAGCCGGATCTGGTTCAGCAGCGTGCCGCAGCGATGCTTGCCTCCTGGTTTGGCAGCAAAGCGCAATGGCGTGGGCAGTCTTTCCCGGCGCTCTTCAACCAGTTACCGGAGAGCCACGGCATTGTGTTCGCCACGAACGATAAGCGGCCGGATTTCCTGCGTGATACCCCCGCCGTAAACGGGCCAACGGTATCTATCGTCAGCCACCCTAGCGATCCTCACATTAAGCTGCTGCTGGTTCAGGGGCGTGATGACAATGAGCTGCTCACCGCCGTACAGGGTATCGCCCAGGGGAACACGCTGTTCCGTGGGCAGAGCGTCACCATTGATAAGGTGGAGCAGCTTGCTCCACGCCAGCCGTATGATGCGCCAAACTGGGTTCGCACCGACCGCCCAATGACCTTCGCCGAGCTTCAGCAATATAACGAACAGCTGCAAACTGACGGCATCGTGCCCCGGCCGATTTCACTCACGATGAACCTGCCGCCCGACTTGTTCCTGATTCGCAGTCAGGGCATCGATATGCGCCTGAAATACCGCTACACCGCGCCGCAGATTCAGGACGGTTCACGTCTGAGCATCAACCTGAACAATCAGTTTGTGCAGGCTTTCTCGCTGGCGCCGGAGCACGACCAGAATTCCCTGTTAATGCGCCTGCCGCTGACGCAGGGGCTATGGGATTCCAACAAGAGCCTGTCAATTCCGGCGCTGAAACTGGGTACCACCAACCAGCTACGCTTTGATTTCAACTACACCACGCTGCTCTCCAGCGGCACCGCTGACCGCTGCGAAACCTATACGCCCGTCGTGAATCACGCCGTCATCGACAGCAATTCGACGATTAACTTCTCTGGCTACCGCCACTTTATGGCGATGCCGGATCTGCGCGCCTTTGCCAATGCTGGCTACCCGTTCAGCCGACTGGCTGATCTGTCACAAACGCTGGTGCTGGTGAACAAGCAACCACAGCCCGCGCAGGTTAGCGCCATGCTGAACGCCATCGGTAACATTGGGGCGCAAACCGGCTATCCGGCGCTGGCGGTACAGCTCAGCGATGACTGGACGCAAATCGACAAGCAGGACAACGATATTTTGATGATCGGTGCTATCCCGCCAGCGCTGCACGATGACAGCAAAATCAACCTGCTGGTCGAGCAAACGCAAAGCTGGATTAAACAACCGACACGCCAGACCGCGGTCCTGGACATTGACCCGCCTGACGCTGACGCGAAACCAGACAGCAAAACCACCGTCAGCGGTGATGGTCCGATGTCGGCGATTATCGGCTTCCAGTCTCCATATCACGACCAGCGTAGCGTTGTCGCCCTGCTGGCCGATAGCCCACAGGGCTATACGCTGCTCAATAACGCGCTGATCGACAGCGAAAAAAGAGCCTCGCTGTTCGGTTCCGTTTCCGTCATCCGCGAATCGGGTATTAATAATCTCCGCGTCGGAGACATTTATTACGTCGGCCATCTGCCGTGGTGGGAACGCATCTGGCACGCATTGGCGCAGCATCCCGTTTGGCTAGCCATCATCTCGACGCTTACCGTCGTTATTGTTGCCTGGCTGCTGTGGCGTGGCCTGAAATTCTTCAGTCGCCGTCGCCTGTCGCCGGATGAAAGGGACTAA
- the bcsA gene encoding UDP-forming cellulose synthase catalytic subunit produces the protein MSGILRLFLVPPARQAIQQRYRGYRQQGASAFAAFFATLFAILGWIFLRLESEGWQQIRAQRTYWFPHILPQRPRPADILRYLTQGLWLLTIKNGQLPTSRRNYFSALPRWRQRYMNAQQALFVRFSHANTDDRESSESNSAKTNSLQRLVTVILSLLCAALALLCITQPFDLLSQFIFMLLLWGIAMLVRNMPGRMPTLMMIALSFTVSCRYLWWRYTETLNWDDPLSLVCGMLLLAAETYAWVVLVLGYFQTIWPLNRHPVSLPEDSKTWPTVDLMIPTYNEPLSVVKPTVYAALGIDWPKDKLNIYILDDGGRAEFKAFAEEVGVHYIARVTHEHAKAGNINNALKQAEGEFVAIFDCDHVPTRSFLQLTMGWFFKDKKLAMLQTPHHFFSPDPFERNLGRFRRTPNEGTLFYGLVQDGNDMWDATFFCGSCAILRRKPLDEIGGIAVETVTEDAHTSLRLHRRGYSSAYIRIPQAAGLATESLSAHIGQRIRWARGMVQIFRLDNPLLGKGLKLGQRLCYANAMMHFLSGIPRLIFLTAPLAFLLLHAYIIFAPALAIALYVLPHMVHASLTNSRIQGRYRHSFWSEIYETVLAWYIARPTTVALFNPHKGKFNVTAKGGLVEEQHVDWVITRPYLVLVLLNIAGVVYGVWRLIYGPSEELMTVIISLIWVAYNMTILGGAVAVAVEAKQVRQAHRVEMSMSAAILRPDGHLFPCVLRDYSDGGVGIETRESGILQVGDSVSLLLKRGQQEYAFPFSVTRAFDNKIGLRMTNLTIRQHIDFIQCTFARADTWALWQDSFAQDKPVESLVDVLALGFRGYLRLADYAPPIIRSIILVFLNIVVWVVSFIPRYVGKRTVTDQSGTALPEKAAHQGKTPFAHETRFAQENLFAEKTVA, from the coding sequence ATGAGCGGGATCCTGCGCCTCTTTCTCGTCCCGCCCGCCAGGCAGGCGATACAGCAGCGCTACCGCGGCTATCGTCAGCAGGGTGCCTCCGCCTTCGCCGCCTTTTTCGCTACGCTGTTTGCGATACTCGGCTGGATCTTCCTGCGGCTGGAGTCTGAAGGCTGGCAACAGATTCGCGCGCAGCGGACCTACTGGTTCCCGCACATCTTGCCTCAACGCCCGCGTCCGGCCGATATCCTTCGCTATCTGACGCAAGGTCTTTGGCTGCTGACCATCAAAAACGGCCAATTGCCGACATCACGTCGCAATTACTTCTCGGCGCTACCGCGCTGGCGGCAACGCTACATGAACGCGCAGCAAGCGCTGTTTGTCCGCTTTAGTCACGCCAATACTGACGATCGCGAAAGCAGTGAATCCAATTCCGCCAAAACGAATAGCCTACAGAGGCTGGTGACGGTGATACTGAGCCTGCTGTGTGCGGCGCTGGCGCTGCTGTGCATCACGCAGCCGTTTGATTTGCTATCGCAGTTTATTTTCATGCTGCTGCTGTGGGGCATCGCCATGCTCGTTCGTAACATGCCGGGACGCATGCCGACGCTCATGATGATCGCCCTTTCTTTCACCGTCTCCTGCCGCTACCTATGGTGGCGCTACACCGAAACGCTGAACTGGGACGATCCCCTCAGCCTGGTCTGCGGTATGTTACTGCTGGCGGCGGAAACCTATGCCTGGGTCGTGTTGGTTCTGGGCTATTTCCAGACGATCTGGCCGCTGAATCGCCATCCGGTTTCACTGCCGGAAGACAGCAAAACGTGGCCGACCGTCGATCTCATGATCCCGACCTACAATGAACCGCTGAGCGTCGTGAAACCGACGGTGTATGCCGCGCTAGGCATCGACTGGCCTAAAGACAAACTCAACATTTATATTCTGGATGACGGTGGCCGCGCCGAATTTAAAGCTTTCGCAGAGGAAGTCGGCGTTCATTACATCGCCCGCGTCACGCACGAACATGCCAAAGCCGGGAACATCAACAACGCTCTGAAACAGGCAGAAGGTGAATTCGTCGCCATTTTCGACTGCGACCACGTTCCTACCCGCTCCTTTCTGCAATTAACGATGGGCTGGTTTTTCAAAGACAAAAAGCTGGCGATGCTGCAAACACCGCACCATTTCTTCTCGCCCGACCCCTTTGAGCGCAATCTGGGTCGCTTTCGCCGCACGCCCAACGAGGGCACGCTGTTTTACGGTCTGGTTCAGGACGGTAACGACATGTGGGACGCCACATTCTTCTGCGGTTCCTGCGCCATCCTGCGGCGTAAACCGCTGGATGAAATTGGCGGCATCGCAGTCGAAACAGTAACGGAGGATGCACACACCTCGCTGCGCCTGCATCGCCGTGGATACAGCTCGGCGTATATTCGTATTCCGCAGGCCGCCGGGCTGGCGACCGAAAGCCTCTCGGCTCACATTGGGCAGCGTATTCGCTGGGCGCGCGGCATGGTACAGATCTTCCGGTTGGATAACCCGCTGTTAGGCAAAGGGCTGAAACTGGGGCAACGGCTGTGTTACGCCAACGCCATGATGCACTTCCTGTCCGGTATTCCCCGGCTGATCTTTCTCACCGCGCCGCTGGCGTTTCTCCTGTTGCACGCCTACATCATTTTCGCCCCGGCGCTGGCCATCGCGCTCTACGTGCTGCCGCACATGGTGCACGCCAGTCTGACCAACTCCCGCATCCAGGGGCGCTACCGCCACTCTTTCTGGAGTGAGATTTATGAAACCGTGCTGGCGTGGTACATCGCTCGCCCCACGACCGTGGCGCTATTTAACCCGCACAAAGGGAAATTCAACGTGACGGCCAAAGGCGGACTGGTTGAAGAACAACACGTTGACTGGGTGATCACCCGGCCTTATCTGGTACTGGTGCTGCTGAATATCGCTGGGGTGGTATATGGCGTCTGGCGTCTGATTTACGGGCCATCGGAAGAGCTCATGACGGTGATCATCAGTCTGATCTGGGTCGCGTATAACATGACCATTCTCGGTGGCGCCGTTGCGGTTGCGGTCGAGGCCAAGCAGGTACGTCAGGCGCATCGAGTAGAAATGTCGATGTCCGCCGCGATTCTGCGCCCCGACGGTCATCTTTTCCCCTGCGTCCTGCGCGACTATTCCGATGGTGGCGTCGGTATTGAAACCCGCGAATCAGGCATTCTTCAGGTCGGGGACAGCGTCTCGCTGTTGCTAAAACGCGGCCAGCAGGAGTACGCCTTCCCTTTCAGCGTCACCCGCGCATTCGACAACAAGATTGGCCTGCGCATGACCAATCTGACCATTCGCCAGCATATTGATTTTATTCAATGTACGTTTGCCCGCGCCGATACCTGGGCGCTCTGGCAAGACAGTTTTGCACAGGATAAACCGGTCGAAAGTCTGGTTGATGTGCTGGCTCTCGGCTTCCGCGGCTACCTGCGTCTGGCGGATTACGCGCCGCCCATCATACGCAGCATTATTCTGGTCTTCCTCAATATCGTGGTGTGGGTGGTGTCATTCATCCCGCGCTATGTAGGAAAACGCACCGTAACAGATCAGTCGGGCACTGCCCTGCCGGAAAAAGCTGCCCATCAGGGCAAGACGCCGTTTGCCCATGAAACACGATTTGCACAAGAGAACCTGTTTGCAGAAAAGACAGTGGCTTGA
- the bcsQ gene encoding cellulose biosynthesis protein BcsQ — translation MPVIALQGIRGGVGTTSIAAALGWAFQRLGEPALVIDFSPDNLLRINFNMPFEQRRGWARAEADDAPWQTGAMQYLPGLDFLPFGRLNAQEVATLQQHYHQHPALWQNKLAQLSAAGRHRWILIDVPADNSPLTRQALATANTVFQVVVADANCHSRLHQQALPRQCHFLVNQFSTLSTLQQDLHQLWLHTLSHLLPLVVHRDEALAESLMLKQPLGECRPDSVAAEEIMTLANWCLIHVKESGV, via the coding sequence ATGCCCGTGATTGCATTGCAGGGAATCCGTGGCGGTGTGGGCACAACCTCAATAGCGGCCGCACTGGGGTGGGCCTTCCAACGGTTGGGTGAGCCCGCGCTGGTGATTGATTTTTCGCCGGATAATTTGCTGCGCATTAACTTCAATATGCCGTTTGAGCAACGCCGCGGCTGGGCGCGGGCGGAAGCCGACGACGCGCCGTGGCAAACTGGCGCCATGCAATATCTGCCCGGATTGGATTTTCTGCCGTTTGGTCGCCTGAACGCACAGGAAGTCGCTACGCTTCAACAACATTACCATCAGCACCCCGCACTCTGGCAAAACAAGCTGGCGCAGCTCAGTGCAGCGGGTCGCCATCGCTGGATACTGATCGATGTACCAGCGGACAATAGTCCGCTCACGCGGCAGGCGCTAGCCACCGCGAATACCGTCTTTCAGGTGGTGGTGGCGGATGCCAACTGCCATTCACGCTTACATCAGCAGGCATTGCCGCGCCAGTGTCATTTTCTGGTTAATCAATTTTCCACCCTCAGCACGCTCCAGCAGGATTTACACCAGCTCTGGCTGCACACGCTTTCACATCTGCTGCCGCTGGTGGTACACCGTGACGAAGCCCTGGCAGAATCGCTGATGCTGAAACAGCCGCTGGGCGAATGCCGCCCGGACAGCGTGGCAGCGGAAGAGATCATGACGCTAGCAAACTGGTGCCTGATTCACGTTAAGGAAAGCGGCGTATGA
- the bcsR gene encoding cellulose biosynthesis protein BcsR produces MNNEPTRRDTSARADLTENARTEDDLRVLSQAFSLPEINYIDIARQARLSQMMARWPLLDELKEPAGSD; encoded by the coding sequence ATGAATAACGAACCGACTCGTAGAGATACCAGCGCACGCGCCGATTTAACCGAAAATGCAAGAACCGAGGACGATCTGCGGGTTCTCAGTCAGGCTTTTTCTTTACCCGAAATAAACTATATCGATATTGCCCGTCAGGCGCGTCTGAGCCAAATGATGGCTCGCTGGCCGCTGCTGGATGAATTAAAAGAACCGGCCGGGAGCGACTGA
- the bcsE gene encoding cellulose biosynthesis protein BcsE: MKQNFSLGIRDLWDELVTLQQAGFYWVNIDRQVDAALFCQQIIHVQNNDARMALIGCGERSDSLLTTLFSNEINGAEKKQLSCYILPENKAALLNLTDDLMRALRPKNRLLVLYAPASLWRDISPERLQRWVDDTAAWLHQRQCTLVVIGHSTGVTRLRNMLISQHRGLYGLASLQWQQDRAQYLVSWWATERGVRANQVQMLQSDNDGWYMLTEEQSILTPSLDDDGLFLIEKSVLEGAPALSENWQLMDDNAILVQTGMLTHAATLVFALNQTSQVDTLVKQVHSLRRQRGELLKIVVREMKPCLRASDERLLLACGANIIVSHSEPLSRFLARIESVQGQRFTKHVPVDVEVLLTTMRPLQIKGYQPPETFRQSVQMLIDSTLMPEGSKGVLVALRPVPGVRAAQALTLCTLRRFGDVVTIVQDRLFLFLSNCRLNELDIALKSIFRLPVNEVFSNRIVWSQDLQILAEVKSLAQDGTPGQEQQLNDYVQLQKAESAPRGQTPRREPIAIDLLNPDLLQPDLLARAPGEPS; the protein is encoded by the coding sequence ATGAAGCAGAACTTTTCATTAGGTATTCGTGACCTTTGGGATGAGCTGGTTACGCTCCAGCAGGCTGGCTTTTATTGGGTTAATATCGATCGGCAGGTTGATGCCGCATTATTTTGCCAGCAAATCATACACGTCCAGAATAATGACGCGAGAATGGCGTTAATAGGCTGTGGGGAGCGATCTGATTCGCTGCTGACAACGCTATTTTCTAATGAGATCAATGGTGCCGAAAAAAAACAATTATCTTGCTATATTTTGCCGGAAAATAAAGCCGCGCTGCTGAATTTAACCGATGATTTAATGCGTGCATTACGCCCCAAGAATCGCCTTCTGGTGCTTTATGCGCCGGCCAGCCTGTGGCGGGATATTTCGCCGGAAAGGCTGCAACGCTGGGTGGATGACACGGCAGCATGGCTGCATCAGCGCCAGTGTACGCTGGTGGTCATCGGCCACAGCACCGGTGTGACCCGTCTGAGAAATATGCTGATTTCCCAACACCGCGGACTCTACGGTTTGGCGAGCCTGCAATGGCAGCAGGATCGTGCCCAGTATCTGGTGTCATGGTGGGCAACAGAAAGAGGCGTGCGGGCGAATCAGGTACAGATGCTGCAATCCGATAACGACGGCTGGTACATGCTGACGGAAGAGCAGTCCATCCTCACGCCGTCTCTGGATGACGATGGACTATTCCTGATAGAAAAGAGCGTGCTAGAAGGTGCGCCTGCGCTGTCAGAAAACTGGCAGTTGATGGACGACAACGCCATTTTGGTACAAACCGGCATGCTGACGCATGCGGCGACCCTCGTTTTTGCACTGAATCAGACCAGTCAGGTGGATACGCTCGTCAAGCAGGTTCATAGCCTGCGGCGCCAGCGTGGTGAATTGCTGAAGATTGTGGTGCGGGAAATGAAGCCCTGCCTGCGTGCCAGCGACGAGCGTCTGCTATTGGCATGTGGTGCCAATATTATTGTCTCCCATTCCGAACCGTTATCCCGTTTTCTGGCGCGGATTGAAAGCGTGCAGGGGCAGCGTTTTACCAAGCATGTGCCTGTCGATGTTGAGGTCTTGCTGACCACCATGCGGCCGCTACAGATTAAGGGTTACCAGCCTCCAGAGACTTTTCGGCAGTCCGTGCAGATGTTGATTGATAGCACGCTCATGCCGGAAGGCAGCAAAGGCGTGCTGGTCGCATTGCGCCCCGTGCCGGGCGTACGGGCGGCGCAGGCGTTGACGCTCTGCACGCTGCGACGCTTTGGTGATGTCGTCACGATCGTGCAGGATCGCCTGTTTTTGTTCTTGTCCAATTGCCGTCTGAATGAGCTCGATATCGCGCTGAAATCTATTTTTCGCCTGCCAGTGAATGAAGTGTTCAGCAATCGGATTGTCTGGTCGCAAGATCTACAGATTCTGGCAGAAGTGAAATCGTTGGCTCAGGATGGCACGCCGGGTCAGGAGCAGCAGCTTAACGATTATGTTCAATTGCAGAAGGCCGAATCCGCACCGCGCGGCCAGACGCCGCGGCGTGAACCGATTGCGATTGATTTATTAAACCCTGATTTACTGCAACCTGATCTACTGGCTCGCGCGCCGGGAGAACCGTCATGA
- the bcsF gene encoding cellulose biosynthesis protein BcsF — MNLLDIVQLVLLSAVVFFTLGYLAHRVIPHWLQYWKNRLLSPRYLQPASVWMRSPSSTKTVSTKPTSAETKK, encoded by the coding sequence ATGAACCTGCTTGATATTGTTCAACTGGTGTTATTGAGCGCGGTCGTCTTCTTTACGCTTGGGTATCTGGCGCACCGTGTGATTCCTCACTGGCTTCAGTACTGGAAAAACAGGCTGCTGTCGCCGCGCTACCTGCAACCTGCGAGCGTTTGGATGCGCAGCCCTTCTTCAACAAAGACGGTCTCAACCAAGCCGACTTCAGCAGAGACTAAAAAATAA
- the bcsG gene encoding cellulose biosynthesis protein BcsG, protein MDEKTRSQQPHMQKQQNLWRYWRGLGAWNLYFLLKFALLWFGYLNFHPLLNLVFLAFLLFPIPNVTLHRWRHIIAIPLGIGLFYHDTWLPGINSIVSQGTQVAGFSASYLLELLTRFINWQMVGAAVVITVAYLFFAQWIRITVFTVAALAWLNIVNLAGPAVSLMPAASTTTTPSAATSPTGGDTALPEATLPPTNANLTAYLNQFYTREKARTTAFPAALPQDAQPFDLLIINICSLSWSDLDVAQLDNHPLWKKFDILFRQFNSATAYSGPASIRLLRASCGQQSHTDLYQPVNQQCYLFSNLVKLGFEEQLMLDHSGVFGNYLREVREEGDIQIPMLSQEGISHQITSFDGEPIYNDLELLNRWLGERDKATTTRNATFFNLIPLHDGNRFVGTNQSADYAPRAKILFDQLDAFFDVLQKSGRKVMVVVVPEHGAALAGDKMQMSGLRDIPSPSITHIPVGVKLFGLQAPHQGNALEVTSPSSYLAISELVARMVDGKVFTAPSVDWQTLTSALPQTEAISENENAIVMQYQGKPYIRLNGGDWVPYPQ, encoded by the coding sequence ATGGACGAAAAAACACGCTCGCAGCAACCGCATATGCAAAAACAGCAGAACCTATGGCGCTACTGGCGTGGGCTCGGTGCCTGGAATTTGTATTTCTTGCTGAAATTTGCCTTGTTATGGTTTGGCTACCTGAATTTTCATCCGCTGCTTAATCTGGTCTTTCTGGCCTTTCTGCTGTTCCCGATCCCCAACGTTACGCTGCACCGCTGGCGGCATATTATTGCTATCCCACTCGGTATCGGGCTGTTTTACCATGACACCTGGTTGCCGGGTATCAACAGCATTGTTAGTCAGGGAACGCAGGTCGCTGGCTTTAGCGCGTCGTATTTGCTGGAGCTGTTAACTCGCTTCATTAACTGGCAAATGGTCGGCGCGGCGGTGGTCATTACCGTGGCTTACCTGTTCTTCGCGCAGTGGATTCGTATTACGGTGTTTACCGTGGCGGCGCTGGCGTGGTTAAACATCGTCAATTTGGCAGGGCCTGCTGTTTCTCTGATGCCTGCGGCATCGACGACGACGACCCCCTCGGCGGCGACTTCCCCAACGGGGGGAGATACGGCGTTACCTGAAGCGACATTACCGCCAACGAACGCGAACCTAACGGCTTACCTGAATCAGTTTTATACGCGAGAAAAAGCACGAACCACGGCGTTCCCTGCCGCACTGCCGCAGGATGCACAGCCTTTTGACCTCCTGATTATCAATATTTGTTCGTTATCGTGGTCGGATCTGGACGTGGCGCAGTTGGACAATCATCCGCTGTGGAAGAAATTCGATATCCTGTTCCGTCAGTTTAACTCAGCCACCGCTTACAGCGGGCCTGCATCCATTCGCCTGCTGCGCGCAAGCTGCGGCCAGCAGTCCCACACTGATTTGTATCAGCCGGTGAATCAACAGTGCTACCTGTTCAGCAACTTGGTGAAGCTGGGTTTTGAAGAACAACTGATGCTCGATCATTCCGGCGTCTTTGGTAATTACCTGCGTGAAGTACGGGAAGAGGGCGATATTCAGATCCCAATGCTGTCGCAGGAAGGCATTAGCCACCAGATTACCTCGTTCGACGGCGAACCGATTTATAACGATCTGGAACTGCTAAATCGCTGGCTGGGCGAGCGGGATAAAGCGACAACGACGCGTAACGCAACCTTCTTTAACCTGATCCCACTGCATGACGGCAACCGCTTTGTCGGCACCAACCAGTCGGCGGACTATGCGCCACGCGCGAAGATTCTGTTTGACCAACTGGACGCGTTTTTTGATGTGTTGCAGAAATCCGGTCGCAAAGTGATGGTGGTGGTGGTGCCGGAGCACGGCGCGGCGCTGGCCGGAGATAAGATGCAAATGTCCGGGCTGCGCGATATTCCCAGCCCGAGCATCACGCATATTCCTGTCGGCGTGAAACTGTTTGGCCTACAGGCTCCGCATCAGGGCAACGCGCTGGAGGTGACGTCGCCGAGCAGCTATCTGGCGATTTCGGAACTGGTGGCGCGAATGGTGGATGGCAAAGTGTTCACCGCGCCTTCTGTTGACTGGCAAACGCTAACGAGCGCCTTGCCGCAAACGGAAGCGATCTCGGAAAATGAGAACGCTATCGTGATGCAATATCAGGGAAAACCCTACATTCGTCTGAACGGCGGAGACTGGGTGCCTTACCCGCAATAA